A single Lolium perenne isolate Kyuss_39 chromosome 6, Kyuss_2.0, whole genome shotgun sequence DNA region contains:
- the LOC139832053 gene encoding putative F-box/LRR-repeat protein At3g49150, whose product MYPPSMEKVAAASAPASDDDLISHLPDAILGTIISLLPTKDGGRTQVLSRRWRPLWRSAPLNLDILTWIPHVPISVLASAISQILSQHPGPTRRFSFPCRHLGFSAEVESWFHSWFHSRALANLQELNIIYTDGVLPPFVLCSASTLLVAKISYCHFPHEIVSPMNFPLLKNLSLFNVSISEEVFYLLISSCHALEGLFIKGVKSTGCLRVSSPTLRSIGASSSPHKMEELVIEDAPCLERILLPYHLDRLTIRVVRAPKLEILGPYSLIQIFQVADATNIPHSYIQIFSF is encoded by the coding sequence ATGTACCCGCCATCCATGGAGAAGGTCGCTGCAGCGTCGGCACCAGCGTCCGATGACGATCTCATCAGCCACCTCCCCGACGCCATCCTCGGCACCATCATCTCCCTCCTCCCAACAAAGGACGGTGGCCGCACGCAGGTACTCTCTCGCCGATGGCGCCCCCTCTGGCGGTCCGCGCCTCTCAACCTTGACATCCTCACCTGGATCCCACATGTCCCCATCTCCGTCCTCGCCTCCGCCATCTCCCAAATACTATCCCAGCACCCTGGCCCCACCCGGCGATTCTCCTTCCCCTGCCGCCACCTCGGGTTCTCTGCTGAGGTGGAGAGCTGGTTCCACTCCTGGTTCCACTCCAGAGCACTAGCCAATCTCCAGGAGCTCAATATCATCTACACCGATGGAGTACTGCCACCATTCGTGCTGTGCTCTGCATCCACCCTCCTCGTTGCCAAAATCAGCTATTGTCATTTCCCCCATGAGATCGTGTCACCTATGAATTTCCCCCTCCTCAAGAATCTCTCATTGTTTAACGTTTCCATCTCGGAGGAAGTCTTCTATTTACTGATCTCTAGCTGCCATGCCTTGGAGGGTTTATTCATAAAAGGAGTTAAGTCTACGGGTTGCCTCCGTGTTAGCTCGCCGACTCTTAGGAGCATCGGTGCCTCCAGCAGCCCACATAAGATGGAAGAATTGGTCATTGAGGATGCTCCTTGCCTTGAAAGGATACTATTGCCTTACCACTTGGATCGTTTGACTATCCGGGTAGTTAGAGCACCTAAGCTTGAGATATTGGGCCCTTACTCACTGATACAGATCTTCCAGGTAGCAGATGCAACCAACATTCCGCATTCCTACATACAGATATTTAGCTTTTGA
- the LOC127310697 gene encoding protein ALP1-like encodes MVSLIPHLTSSPPLSISTPLNAMSSSSSSSSDGMEGDTIAAFQAEYEEEMLNEEPEPRRPRRRREFIRRDRLGAHDRLFEDYFADDCNYPPSFFRRRYRMRRSLFLRIVDRLGEYSPYFTQRVDALNRAGFSPLQKCIAALRLLAYGAAADTIDEWLKLARQTSSDCLDRFCEGIIACYGETFCRRPTVEDTQRLLAKAEERGFPGMLGSIDCMHWQWRNCPVAHAGQFTRGDIKHPTIILEDVASYDRWIWHAFFGVAGSNNDLNVLNQSPLFTNVLRGEAPVVNFTVNGHEYNYGYYLADGIYPSWPVFMKGVTLPQSENQRVFTAAQSAWRKDVECAFGVLKARFNILAVPGRSYSRRTLGLIMRACVILHNMIIDDERGTNLENIYETADSSVGPTIHNHAPPSLAARIQMDNEMRDSPMYTQLQHDLIEHVWANA; translated from the coding sequence ATGGTTTCACTCATTCCACACCTCACTTCATCTCCTCCACTCTCCATTTCCACTCCTCTCAACGCCATGTCTTCGTCTAGCAGCAGTTCGAGCGACGGAATGGAGGGTGATACGATCGCTGCATTCCAGGCGGAGTATGAGGAGGAGATGCTCAACGAGGAGCCGGAGCCAAGACGGCCGCGACGCCGCCGAGAGTTCATCAGGCGTGATCGTCTGGGTGCCCACGATCGGCTCTTcgaggactacttcgccgacgactgCAATTATCCTCCGAGCTTCTTTCGGCGAAGGTATCGGATGAGGCGATCCCtttttctgcgcattgtggatagaTTGGGTGAATACTCTCCGTATTTCACCCAAAGAGTTGATGCTCTCAACCGTGCTGGTTTTTCTCCCCTACAAAAGTGTATTGCGGCTTTGCGTCTATTAGCTTATGGAGCCGCTGCAGATACGATAGATGAGTGGCTTaagttagctagacaaacttcatcAGATTGTCTAGATAGATTCTGTGAAGGCATCATTGCCTGTTACGGGGAGACGTTTTGCCGTCGACCAACTGTCGAGGATACTCAGCGTCTGTTAGCGAAAGCCGAAGAGCGTGGCTTTCCGGGCATGTTagggagcatcgattgcatgcattggcagtGGAGGAACTGCCCAGTGGCTCATGCTGGTCAATTCACAAGGGGAGACATCAAACACCCTACCATAATCTTAGAAGACGTTGCGTCGTATGATCGTTGGATCTGGCATGCCTTTTTTGGAGTGGCCGGGTCCAACAACGACCTCAATGTACTCAACCAGTCGCCGTTGTTCACTAATGTGCTTAGGGGAGAAGCACCCGTAGTGAACTTCACGGTGAATGGACACGAGTACAACTATGGTTACTACCTTGCCGACGGCATCTACCCCTCCTGGCCGGTTTTCATGAAAGGTGTTACTCTTCCACAAAGTGAAAATCAGCGAGTGTTCACTGCTGCTCAATCAGCTTGGCGCAAAGATGTCGAGTGTGCCTTTGGAGTGCTGAAGGCTAGGTTCAACATTCTAGCAGTTCCGGGACGCTCCTACTCGAGGCGTACTCTTGGGTtgatcatgcgtgcatgtgtcattctgcacaacatgatcatcgacgatGAGCGTGGTACAAATTTGGAGAACATCTATGAGACAGCTGATTCCAGTGTCGGCCCTACAATACACAACCATGCACCACCAAGCCTAGCAGCCAGGATTCAGATGGACAACGAAATGAGGGACTCACCAATGTATACACAGCTCCAGCATGATTTGATTGAGCATGTGTGGGCTAATGCCtag
- the LOC127308643 gene encoding putative FBD-associated F-box protein At5g50270 encodes MEKTEVAAVAAPGPERLDSDGNARKRAESSDRDRDDADSDLISKLPDDLLSAIISLLPTKDAGRTQVLSRRWRPMWRAVPLNLDARAKLPGSPAHAHTVPVSAVSTIISQHPGPARRFSFSGFRAGDFDAEMESWFRSRALDKLEELHLCCHTSIDSSSGMPEQSQRLPLSALRSASTLLVARITGCSFPTVMPTMNFPFLAQLTLVYVLIPGDVFHGLLSSCHALESLYISGVSATAGRLLVTSPTLRSIAFHHWPSAKAAQLVIEDAPHLVRLLIPYDSQYGCVTIRVIRAPKLEILGPFFPVLSNLIVSQGISPVSSANWTRSVKVLALRSSGFALHAVLNILRWFPSLEKLYVIFRPHKYIEMDKEDDPLYDPLHPIECLQAHLKLVVFKSFVGNEKQVNFARFFVLNAKVVNRIEFELFKYKSESVAYQHQLLQVENRASRGAQIQFRNQPARSDLDAHKHIHDLSVADPFRHCQNWVRP; translated from the exons ATGGAGAAGACGGAGgtcgcggcggtggcggcgcctgGCCCCGAAAGGCTAGATTCCGATGGAAACGCACGGAAGCGGGCAGAGAGTAGCGACCGAGACCGCGACGATGCCGACAGCGATCTCATCAGCAAGCTCCCCGACGACCTGCTCTCCGCCATCATCTCCCTCCTCCCCACCAAGGACGCCGGCCGCACGCAGGTACTCTCCCGCCGGTGGCGCCCCATGTGGCGCGCCGTGCCTCTCAACCTCGACGCCCGCGCCAAACTCCCCGGCAGTCCAGCACACGCCCACACCGTCCCCGTTTCCGCCGTCTCCACGATCATCTCGCAGCATCCAGGCCCCGCCCGGCGGTTCTCGTTCAGCGGCTTCCGCGCCGGTGACTTCGACGCCGAGATGGAGAGCTGGTTCCGCTCCCGCGCGCTCGACAAACTCGAGGAGCTCCATCTGTGCTGCCACACTAGCATCGATTCATCATCCGGGATGCCTGAACAGAGCCAGCGTCTGCCGCTATCTGCGCTCCGCTCTGCCTCCACCCTCCTCGTTGCGAGGATCACCGGTTGCTCTTTTCCTACCGTTATGCCGACCATGAATTTCCCTTTCCTCGCGCAGCTCACTTTGGTCTACGTTTTAATCCCTGGGGACGTCTTCCACGGCTTGCTCTCTAGCTGCCATGCCTTGGAGAGCTTGTACATATCCGGAGTTTCTGCTACTGCTGGTCGCCTCCTTGTTACCTCGCCGACTCTAAGGAGCATTGCCTTCCATCATTGGCCTAGTGCAAAAGCTGCCCAACTGGTCATCGAGGATGCTCCTCACCTTGTAAGGTTACTAATACCTTACGATTCCCAATATGGTTGTGTGACTATCCGGGTAATCAGGGCACCTAAGCTCGAGATATTGGGCCCTTTTTTCCCCGTCCTCTCCAACCTCATCGTCTCACAG GGAATAAGCCCAGTCAGCTCCGCAAACTGGACCCGCAGTGTGAAGGTTTTGGCTCTCAGGTCTTCTGGCTTTGCATTGCACGCAGTTCTTAATATCCTCAGGTGGTTCCCCTCTTTGGAAAAGCTGTATGTCATT TTTCGACCACACAAATACATTGAGATGGATAAGGAGGATGACCCTCTGTATGACCCACTACATCCAATCGAATGCCTTCAGGCCCATTTGAAACTTGTGGTATTCAAGTCATTTGTAGGCAATGAGAAGCAGGTTAACTTTGCCAGGTTCTTTGTTTTGAACGCAAAAGTGGTAAACAGAATTGAATTTGaactcttcaagtacaagagtgaatcGGTGGCTTATCAGCACCAGCTGCTACAAGTGGAAAACAGAGCTTCTCGAGGTGCTCAAATTCAATTTAGGAATCAACCAGCTCGTAGTGATCTCGATGCACACAAGCATATCCATGATTTGTCAGTGGCCGACCCCTTCAGACATTGTCAAAATTGGGTTCGTCCCTGA